One Coleofasciculus chthonoplastes PCC 7420 DNA segment encodes these proteins:
- a CDS encoding proteasome-type protease, whose product MTYCLGIINRFGIVLAADSRTNAGVDYISTYNKLFDFSLPGERAIVICTSGNLSITQGVINRLHRDLQSQEELNIHSLPNMYEVTRYIGSKLRQIQDQDRPWLERDRIDFHCSLLVGGQIRGEAPQLYLIYTQGNFIQATLETPFLQIGETKYGKPILDRTLTYDMPLEAVAKCALLSIDSTMKSNISVGPPINLVMYEAGTFMARQKLQLRLGDPYLAKIRKLWEDSLRRAFESMPNIEWQHPPVEDNQQEDILID is encoded by the coding sequence ATGACTTACTGTCTGGGTATTATTAACCGTTTTGGTATAGTCTTAGCGGCAGACTCTCGCACCAATGCCGGGGTAGACTATATTTCTACTTACAATAAGCTTTTTGATTTTTCCCTGCCAGGAGAACGAGCGATTGTTATATGTACATCGGGAAACCTTTCGATTACCCAAGGGGTGATCAATCGGTTACATCGGGATCTACAAAGTCAGGAAGAACTGAATATCCACTCCCTCCCGAATATGTATGAGGTGACTCGTTATATTGGCAGCAAACTGCGACAAATTCAAGATCAAGACCGTCCTTGGTTAGAACGCGATCGCATTGATTTTCACTGTAGCTTGTTAGTCGGGGGTCAAATTCGCGGCGAAGCACCACAACTCTATCTGATTTACACCCAAGGGAATTTTATTCAAGCCACGCTGGAAACGCCGTTTTTGCAAATTGGCGAAACCAAGTATGGCAAACCCATTCTCGACCGAACTCTTACTTATGATATGCCCCTAGAGGCGGTTGCCAAGTGCGCTTTGCTGTCTATCGATTCAACCATGAAATCGAATATTTCAGTCGGACCTCCGATTAACTTGGTCATGTATGAAGCTGGCACATTTATGGCTCGCCAGAAACTGCAACTGCGCTTAGGTGATCCCTATCTGGCAAAGATTCGCAAATTGTGGGAAGATTCGTTACGGCGGGCATTTGAATCCATGCCAAATATTGAATGGCAGCATCCTCCAGTAGAAGATAATCAACAAGAAGATATTCTGATTGATTAA
- the ndk gene encoding nucleoside-diphosphate kinase has protein sequence MERTFLMIKPDGVQRNLVGEIIQRLETKGFTLVGLKLMSVSRELAEQHYAVHKDKGFFAGLIEFITSGPVVAMVWEGEGIIASARKIIGATNPLSAEPGTIRGDFGVTVGRNLIHGSDGSDTAKEEIKLWFKDEELVSWQPTINPWIYE, from the coding sequence TTGGAGCGGACATTTTTGATGATTAAGCCAGATGGCGTTCAGCGTAATCTGGTGGGTGAAATTATCCAACGCCTGGAAACAAAAGGCTTTACCCTGGTGGGACTTAAGCTGATGAGTGTTAGCCGGGAACTGGCTGAACAACATTATGCGGTTCACAAAGACAAGGGGTTTTTTGCTGGACTGATTGAATTTATCACCTCTGGTCCCGTTGTGGCAATGGTTTGGGAAGGGGAGGGAATTATCGCCTCCGCCCGGAAAATCATTGGTGCAACCAATCCCCTCAGTGCTGAACCGGGAACGATTCGGGGTGATTTTGGCGTTACCGTTGGTCGCAACCTGATTCATGGTTCCGATGGGTCAGATACGGCTAAAGAGGAAATTAAACTCTGGTTTAAGGATGAAGAACTGGTAAGTTGGCAACCAACCATCAATCCTTGGATTTACGAGTAA
- a CDS encoding CHAT domain-containing protein has translation MDEQEIAAYVAVNWLLLLAAKLAEMLGSYSTSVTPEDYLEFLRSVLQSVATDPRPQSLYPLLQNNLNKLDGKFAHILTAWANKTLTEVEIETAKFIAATIGNFSILIQEFPLGNIASNKEIAMAGYQAVATVFTQSNFPQDWAMTQNNLGNAYLYRIHGDRAENLEVAIAHYYKVLLVYTQSDFPQQWAGTQNNLAIAYSDRIRGDKAENLEVALIHYNNALLVLTQSDFPQDWAMTQNNLATAYLHRIRGNRAENLEAALSHYYKVLLVYTQSDFPQQWAATQNNLANAYSDRIRGDRAENLEVALIHYHQALLVRTQSDFPQDWATTQNNLAIAYRNRIRGDRAENLEKAITHYHNALLVRTQSDFPQDWAMTQNNLAIAYSDRIRGNRAENLEVAIAHYHQALLVLTQSDFPQDWAMTQNNLAAAYSDRIRGDRVENLEAAIAHYHQALLVYTQSDFPQDWAMTQNNLACVYYRRIGGDRAENLEVAIAHCNNALLVRTQSDFPQQWATTQNNLAAAYSNRIRGDRAENLEAAIVHDHNALLVCTPENYPIDCLQTSRSLANLAWDNHDFKLAIQSYELAIKSVEQSRNWVIDEERRQEILRESIYVYARIIQAYLNIGEIGKALEYTERFRCQRLVDLMASDVLNLGGEITPEVQDLLIDYEELHQRINALRFNSQTEATPVLTGSRRLPDGDELAAHQAEIQKLEEQKQQVWKQLRRYDPVLAGQIQVEHLNLDQMQELIPNDTTALLSFYTTVEDTHIFILLKDQSPQVYTCKGQGLETFQKWIGENWFIPYIGANSEWRENMVSFLQELAQRLQLKDLISQYLTGIEELIIVPYLWLHQMPFAALPIDGIETFYRKEENSKPLSLQERGLERGFLDPVKSKGNGETRGLVIGKKSQPKVTVTPTTYLGDLFRIRIVPSCQILYYCQQRPPIPNQPTMGIVEDATEDLLFTRYECETLAQSYGVSADKRLQGRKATVTEYKTLASQVQILHSSHHATSNPAQPLDSYLVLGDGSLTLSQLISPGWRMPNLSDVFACCCEVNFSLNKLTDDLLSLATGFLCAGARSVVSTQWSVEDLASALLAIFYYNFRQAGMSRSQALQQGQIKLRNLTGEEFARNYQGEMGQSLQQQYDQAITRRNHANVKGDVAECQKWQKLADKIQVQQQHLQSLAKEKQPFSHPYYWAGFVSQGLA, from the coding sequence ATGGACGAACAAGAAATTGCTGCTTATGTTGCCGTGAATTGGTTACTATTGTTAGCGGCAAAACTAGCGGAAATGCTGGGAAGTTACTCAACCTCGGTAACACCCGAAGACTATCTCGAATTCTTGAGATCTGTATTGCAGTCAGTGGCAACTGACCCTCGTCCTCAGTCACTATATCCTCTGCTACAAAATAATCTGAATAAGCTGGATGGAAAATTCGCCCATATATTAACAGCGTGGGCAAATAAAACCTTAACCGAAGTTGAAATAGAAACTGCTAAATTCATCGCTGCTACTATTGGAAATTTCAGCATTTTGATACAAGAGTTTCCGTTGGGTAATATCGCAAGTAACAAAGAAATTGCTATGGCTGGCTATCAAGCCGTTGCTACCGTTTTTACCCAGTCAAACTTTCCTCAAGATTGGGCAATGACTCAAAACAATCTGGGGAATGCTTATTTATATAGAATACACGGGGATAGGGCTGAGAATCTTGAAGTTGCGATCGCACATTATTATAAGGTTTTACTTGTCTATACCCAGTCGGACTTTCCCCAACAATGGGCAGGTACTCAAAACAATCTGGCGATTGCCTACAGTGATAGAATACGCGGGGATAAGGCTGAGAATCTAGAAGTTGCGCTCATACATTATAATAACGCCTTACTTGTCCTTACTCAGTCAGACTTTCCCCAAGATTGGGCAATGACTCAAAACAATCTAGCGACTGCCTACTTACACAGAATACGCGGGAATAGGGCAGAGAATCTAGAAGCTGCGCTCTCACATTATTATAAGGTTTTACTTGTCTATACCCAGTCAGACTTTCCCCAACAATGGGCAGCTACTCAAAACAATCTGGCTAATGCCTACAGTGATAGAATACGTGGGGATAGGGCTGAGAATTTAGAAGTTGCGCTTATACATTATCATCAGGCTTTACTTGTCCGTACCCAGTCAGACTTTCCCCAAGATTGGGCAACTACTCAGAACAATCTAGCTATTGCCTATAGAAATAGAATACGCGGGGATAGGGCTGAGAATTTAGAAAAAGCTATCACCCATTATCATAACGCCTTACTTGTCCGTACTCAGTCAGACTTTCCCCAAGATTGGGCAATGACTCAAAACAATCTAGCTATTGCCTACAGTGATAGAATACGCGGGAATAGGGCTGAGAATCTTGAAGTTGCGATCGCACATTATCATCAGGCTTTACTTGTCCTTACTCAGTCAGACTTTCCCCAAGATTGGGCAATGACTCAAAACAATCTAGCGGCTGCCTACAGTGATAGAATACGGGGGGATAGGGTAGAGAATCTTGAAGCCGCGATCGCACATTATCATCAGGCTTTACTTGTCTATACCCAGTCAGACTTTCCCCAAGATTGGGCAATGACTCAAAACAATCTGGCTTGTGTCTATTATCGTAGAATAGGTGGGGATAGGGCTGAAAATCTAGAAGTTGCGATCGCCCATTGTAATAACGCTTTACTTGTCCGTACCCAGTCAGATTTCCCCCAACAATGGGCAACCACTCAAAACAATCTGGCGGCTGCCTACAGTAATAGAATACGCGGGGATAGGGCTGAGAATCTAGAAGCCGCGATTGTCCATGATCATAACGCTTTACTTGTCTGTACTCCAGAAAACTACCCGATTGATTGCTTGCAAACTAGCCGAAGTTTAGCCAACCTCGCCTGGGATAATCACGATTTTAAGTTAGCGATTCAAAGCTATGAACTAGCCATAAAATCAGTCGAACAAAGCCGCAACTGGGTAATTGATGAAGAACGCCGCCAAGAGATTCTCAGGGAGTCAATTTATGTGTACGCAAGAATCATCCAAGCTTATTTGAATATCGGTGAAATTGGCAAGGCTTTAGAATATACCGAACGCTTCCGTTGTCAACGCTTAGTTGACTTGATGGCGAGTGATGTGCTTAACCTAGGGGGAGAAATTACTCCAGAAGTCCAAGACTTGTTAATTGACTATGAGGAATTGCACCAGCGGATTAATGCCCTACGATTTAACTCTCAAACAGAAGCGACGCCAGTATTAACCGGGAGTCGCCGATTACCGGATGGGGATGAATTAGCAGCACACCAAGCAGAAATTCAGAAATTAGAGGAACAAAAACAACAGGTTTGGAAACAACTGCGCCGTTATGATCCCGTATTAGCGGGGCAAATTCAGGTGGAACATCTGAATTTAGACCAGATGCAGGAGTTAATACCAAATGACACTACTGCCCTGCTGAGTTTTTATACTACGGTTGAAGATACCCATATTTTTATCCTGCTTAAGGATCAGAGTCCACAAGTTTATACCTGTAAGGGACAGGGACTTGAAACCTTCCAGAAGTGGATAGGTGAGAACTGGTTTATTCCCTATATTGGGGCAAATTCAGAATGGCGAGAAAACATGGTATCATTTCTGCAAGAACTTGCCCAGCGTTTGCAGTTAAAGGATTTGATTTCTCAGTATCTCACCGGAATTGAGGAATTAATTATTGTGCCATATTTGTGGCTACATCAAATGCCCTTTGCCGCGTTACCGATTGATGGGATAGAGACGTTCTACCGGAAGGAGGAAAATTCAAAGCCTCTCTCCTTGCAGGAGAGAGGTTTGGAGAGAGGTTTTCTAGATCCCGTAAAAAGTAAGGGAAATGGAGAAACACGGGGGTTAGTCATTGGCAAAAAATCTCAACCAAAAGTAACCGTAACTCCCACCACCTATTTAGGCGATTTATTCCGGATTCGCATTGTACCAAGCTGCCAAATTCTCTACTATTGCCAGCAACGCCCGCCAATCCCAAATCAGCCGACAATGGGCATTGTTGAAGATGCGACAGAAGACTTACTGTTCACCCGCTACGAATGTGAAACCCTAGCCCAATCCTACGGCGTTTCTGCTGACAAACGCTTGCAAGGGCGCAAGGCTACAGTAACCGAATACAAAACCTTAGCCTCACAGGTGCAAATTCTCCACTCTAGCCATCATGCCACATCGAATCCTGCACAACCCCTAGACTCTTATTTAGTATTAGGGGATGGTTCTCTAACCCTGAGTCAACTCATCAGCCCCGGTTGGCGAATGCCCAATTTATCTGATGTCTTTGCCTGCTGCTGCGAAGTTAATTTTAGTCTCAATAAACTTACCGATGATTTACTCAGTTTAGCCACCGGATTTCTCTGTGCTGGAGCCAGGAGTGTGGTGAGTACCCAGTGGTCGGTAGAGGACTTAGCCAGCGCCCTGTTAGCGATTTTTTACTACAATTTTCGTCAGGCGGGGATGAGCCGTTCTCAGGCGTTACAGCAGGGGCAGATTAAACTGCGGAATTTAACCGGAGAGGAGTTTGCCAGGAATTATCAAGGGGAGATGGGTCAGTCGTTGCAACAGCAGTATGATCAGGCGATAACTCGGCGGAATCATGCCAACGTTAAGGGTGATGTGGCTGAGTGCCAGAAGTGGCAGAAATTAGCGGATAAGATTCAGGTACAACAGCAGCATTTGCAGTCGTTGGCAAAGGAGAAACAGCCTTTTTCTCATCCCTATTATTGGGCTGGTTTTGTCTCTCAGGGATTGGCTTGA
- a CDS encoding vitamin K epoxide reductase family protein has product MTNDTGQITNRYWIGAIAVLGMLETAFLTVVEWLGKAAEICPTHGCQAVLESPYAQVFGLPLPLFGFLGYTTLLGVSLAPLAIKSLPSEWVQSSWLVMLAITTCMLVSSAYLMVVMLFIVKGICPYCIASALLSLTLFLWTAIGHDWQDIGQVTLTGLAVGLITFTGIVGVYTQVPSASANTGESSPPITHISGAAELRLARHLDTVGAKMYGAFTCPHCHEQKQLFGQAAFNQIDYIECHPRGKNAQPERCKAANIKGVPTWEIKGQFYSGVQPLERLADISGYQGSEAFKYEFPY; this is encoded by the coding sequence ATGACGAATGACACAGGACAAATAACAAACCGATATTGGATTGGAGCGATCGCGGTTTTGGGAATGCTGGAGACAGCATTCCTCACGGTGGTTGAATGGTTAGGAAAAGCGGCGGAGATTTGTCCCACTCATGGCTGTCAGGCGGTGCTAGAAAGTCCTTATGCCCAGGTTTTTGGACTCCCTCTCCCCCTCTTTGGGTTTCTTGGCTATACCACTTTGTTAGGGGTTTCCCTAGCACCCTTAGCTATTAAATCCTTGCCATCCGAGTGGGTGCAATCCAGTTGGCTGGTTATGCTGGCAATTACCACCTGTATGCTGGTGAGTAGCGCCTATCTGATGGTCGTGATGCTGTTTATTGTCAAGGGAATTTGTCCCTACTGCATCGCCTCGGCGCTGTTGTCCTTAACCCTATTCCTGTGGACGGCGATCGGTCATGATTGGCAAGATATTGGACAAGTCACGCTGACAGGATTGGCGGTTGGTTTGATCACGTTCACGGGGATAGTGGGAGTCTATACTCAGGTTCCTAGCGCTAGCGCTAATACAGGAGAATCCAGTCCACCCATTACCCATATCTCCGGTGCGGCTGAACTCAGGTTAGCACGTCATTTGGACACTGTAGGGGCAAAGATGTATGGTGCATTTACTTGCCCTCATTGTCACGAACAAAAACAACTTTTTGGTCAAGCGGCATTTAATCAAATCGATTACATTGAATGCCATCCTCGTGGCAAGAATGCCCAACCCGAACGCTGTAAAGCTGCCAATATTAAAGGGGTTCCCACCTGGGAAATTAAGGGACAGTTTTATTCCGGGGTGCAACCCTTAGAACGATTGGCAGATATTTCGGGTTATCAGGGTTCAGAGGCGTTTAAGTACGAGTTTCCTTATTGA
- a CDS encoding CHASE2 domain-containing protein — MTPNRFVFHLKVQRVEQACLFELSWGRGQQIGVTVPYPETLTTLYQEWSKVYLSFYKQALRGRVSQMGNLSKPPIDWHAKLVQAEAKLLYEFHQWLRRGELFELRSRIVQAVRDQGMKDTTPIIEIFITCNPLELARLPWEAWEIGTEFAAPSQIHILRTPLTIQGTTVTPRRRRRARVLVIWGDDTGLNFNADQEAVRSLSGIAEVVFVGWQPGQETDALKTEIVKQITDTQGWDILFFAGHSNETILTGGEFAIAPGVSLNFSEIATPLKIAKERGLQFALFNSCNGLSLANSLIDLGFPQVAVMREPIHNQVAQEFLVQFLQRLAQFHDVQDSLREACQYLKLEKHLTYPSAYLVPSLFRHPDAPPFRLEPTGWKQQVKRWLPTKPEAIALLVLMFLSLRPGVQDFLMERRVWMQSVYRNITEQIPTEKSPPVLLVHIDRESLIHANIDARRINPIDRTYLARLIDQLTALDAKVIGLDYLLDSPTDEDEVLAQSIQQSIDKKQTWLVFASAKTGNEELGIIDSLAHPNWSLEAYINAPLWYTKLLSPNANCADSCSFAYLLALAHAANQTPEPNLPQPQRLTETDSSADFRTRFIHYLDNNPAPNPLTEFLHPLRLPAITNPSRNFQQLWLYPIIDFSIPPDYAYQTIAAWELLENTDNAPTAAQLNQQVVLIAAGGYDQAGVTDGGSDNFPIPMAVDYWRSQNPQLNYPPVYTGGESHAYTMHHLLSQRLVIPIPDLWMVGIAAFLGKGMVLLISERRQIRTGQGLLLLTSATAIYGIISLQVYISAALLVPLVLPSVTIWIYALPIFWRRLNSES, encoded by the coding sequence ATGACTCCCAACCGTTTTGTGTTCCATCTCAAAGTTCAGCGTGTCGAACAGGCTTGTCTGTTTGAGTTGTCCTGGGGACGAGGACAACAAATTGGTGTGACTGTACCCTATCCGGAAACCCTAACCACACTGTATCAGGAGTGGAGTAAGGTTTATCTGAGTTTCTATAAGCAAGCGCTACGAGGGCGAGTGTCTCAGATGGGGAACTTGAGCAAACCACCCATCGATTGGCACGCTAAACTGGTTCAAGCTGAGGCAAAATTACTCTACGAGTTTCATCAATGGTTGCGGCGAGGGGAGTTGTTTGAACTTCGTTCTCGTATCGTTCAGGCGGTTCGAGATCAGGGGATGAAAGATACTACCCCGATTATCGAAATCTTTATTACCTGTAATCCCCTAGAACTCGCCCGATTACCCTGGGAAGCTTGGGAAATTGGCACGGAGTTTGCGGCACCCTCTCAAATTCATATCCTGCGAACCCCTCTGACGATTCAAGGGACAACGGTGACACCGAGGCGGCGGCGACGGGCGCGGGTTTTGGTGATTTGGGGAGATGATACCGGATTAAATTTTAACGCGGATCAAGAGGCGGTGCGATCGCTCTCTGGAATTGCTGAGGTTGTGTTTGTCGGTTGGCAACCGGGACAGGAAACGGATGCATTAAAAACGGAAATTGTCAAGCAAATCACCGATACACAAGGCTGGGATATCTTATTTTTCGCAGGTCATAGTAATGAAACCATATTAACTGGCGGAGAGTTTGCGATCGCGCCAGGAGTGTCTCTGAATTTCAGTGAAATCGCCACCCCTCTGAAAATCGCCAAAGAACGCGGCTTACAGTTTGCCCTGTTTAACTCCTGTAATGGACTCAGTTTAGCCAATTCCCTGATTGATTTGGGCTTTCCCCAGGTGGCGGTGATGCGAGAACCGATTCACAATCAAGTCGCCCAAGAATTCCTGGTGCAGTTTCTGCAACGGTTAGCCCAGTTTCATGATGTGCAAGACTCCCTGCGGGAAGCCTGTCAGTATCTCAAGTTAGAAAAGCATCTCACCTATCCTAGCGCCTATCTAGTTCCCTCCCTATTTCGCCATCCTGACGCCCCCCCATTTCGCCTAGAACCCACAGGCTGGAAGCAACAGGTTAAGCGTTGGTTACCGACGAAACCCGAAGCGATCGCACTTTTGGTTCTCATGTTTCTTAGTTTACGCCCTGGGGTGCAAGATTTCCTCATGGAACGGCGGGTTTGGATGCAGTCGGTTTATCGGAATATTACTGAACAGATTCCTACAGAGAAATCTCCCCCTGTTCTCTTAGTGCATATTGATCGCGAGTCTCTCATCCACGCTAATATTGATGCACGACGCATTAATCCTATTGACCGCACCTATTTAGCCCGTCTTATTGATCAGCTTACCGCCTTAGATGCCAAAGTGATTGGCTTAGATTATCTCCTGGATAGTCCCACCGATGAAGATGAGGTTCTGGCGCAGTCTATTCAGCAATCCATTGACAAAAAACAAACCTGGTTAGTCTTTGCTTCGGCAAAAACTGGGAACGAAGAACTAGGAATCATTGATAGTCTCGCCCATCCTAATTGGAGTTTAGAGGCTTATATTAATGCGCCGCTTTGGTATACCAAACTTCTCTCCCCTAATGCCAATTGTGCCGATAGTTGTTCCTTTGCCTATTTATTAGCCCTCGCCCACGCCGCTAATCAAACACCTGAACCGAATTTACCCCAACCGCAGCGATTAACCGAGACGGATTCATCGGCAGATTTCCGCACCCGATTCATTCACTATTTAGACAACAATCCTGCACCCAATCCCCTCACGGAATTTTTGCATCCGTTGCGTCTTCCTGCAATTACGAACCCATCGCGAAATTTCCAACAACTTTGGTTATATCCAATTATTGATTTTTCCATTCCCCCGGATTATGCGTATCAAACAATTGCCGCTTGGGAGTTACTAGAAAATACCGATAATGCACCAACAGCGGCACAATTAAACCAGCAAGTTGTCCTGATTGCGGCGGGCGGATATGACCAAGCTGGGGTAACTGATGGAGGGAGTGATAACTTTCCCATTCCTATGGCTGTAGACTATTGGCGATCGCAAAATCCGCAACTGAATTATCCGCCTGTATATACAGGGGGTGAATCTCATGCCTATACCATGCACCATTTATTAAGCCAGCGATTAGTAATTCCAATACCAGATTTATGGATGGTTGGTATTGCGGCATTCCTCGGTAAAGGAATGGTATTACTCATCAGTGAACGCCGACAAATTCGGACAGGACAAGGGTTACTACTATTAACCAGTGCCACCGCTATTTATGGAATCATTAGCTTACAGGTTTATATTTCCGCCGCCCTATTGGTTCCCTTGGTTTTACCATCGGTTACAATTTGGATTTACGCACTACCTATTTTTTGGAGACGATTGAATAGTGAATCTTAG
- a CDS encoding DUF928 domain-containing protein — protein MNLSRIQCLFLTTCLVLSSAKLALTAPIHPDVSWRTIRRDLLNRKEDPPLGSRPVELCLITPEYHRNSVTLWQNRPLFVWQGKIGGIGIRQANSEQMIWRQPIAASETESVNRVAYTGDPLEPGQTYHWVIFDQADDSQPIRFIPFTVLDGKERDRIRVRLIILAAQLKEKGATTEEMALERANYFSKQQLWSDALQEVYRIDNPSAELRDMIGEISTQLCS, from the coding sequence GTGAATCTTAGCAGAATACAGTGTTTATTTCTGACAACTTGTCTCGTTTTATCTTCGGCAAAGCTGGCGCTAACTGCCCCGATTCATCCCGATGTATCCTGGAGAACCATTCGCCGTGACTTGTTAAATCGCAAAGAAGATCCGCCCTTAGGCTCACGACCCGTTGAACTTTGCCTAATTACACCAGAATACCACAGAAATTCAGTCACACTTTGGCAGAATCGCCCATTATTTGTTTGGCAAGGAAAAATCGGTGGAATTGGTATTCGTCAGGCAAATAGTGAGCAGATGATTTGGCGTCAACCCATTGCAGCCAGTGAGACAGAAAGCGTGAATCGTGTGGCTTATACAGGAGACCCCTTAGAACCTGGTCAAACCTACCACTGGGTCATTTTTGATCAGGCAGACGATAGCCAACCTATACGATTTATACCCTTTACCGTCTTAGATGGTAAAGAGCGCGATCGCATTCGGGTGCGATTGATTATTTTAGCCGCACAATTGAAGGAAAAAGGGGCAACGACTGAAGAAATGGCATTAGAACGAGCCAATTATTTTAGCAAACAGCAACTTTGGTCAGATGCGTTGCAAGAAGTCTATCGGATAGATAATCCCTCTGCCGAACTTCGGGATATGATCGGGGAAATTTCCACTCAATTGTGTTCATAA
- a CDS encoding DUF4230 domain-containing protein yields MNNPFDKYQISPHKFGILRNLMLMTTGATVVVALIFGIGVWRTGSRFLGQVTTLFSTPQPAPEVDVRSLIVQQVREASDLTTAVFTMEAVVPTRQARTLAGYPIAETTLLYIAYGEVRAGVDLAELKPENVQTVNDTLQLQLPPPKILDSKIDVNRSQVYDYDRGFLGLGPDTAPQLQMLAQQETLKKIVFNACEQGVLDKANERAELVVSQLLTTAGYKQVEVNTQSPVPGTCQSAALASQPGN; encoded by the coding sequence ATGAATAATCCGTTTGACAAATATCAGATTAGTCCCCATAAGTTCGGGATACTGAGAAACCTGATGCTAATGACTACAGGCGCTACGGTAGTTGTCGCCTTGATTTTTGGCATTGGGGTATGGCGAACTGGGTCTCGTTTTCTGGGACAAGTGACGACGCTATTTAGCACCCCTCAACCCGCACCTGAAGTTGATGTGCGCTCCTTGATTGTCCAGCAAGTGCGGGAGGCTAGCGACTTAACCACGGCGGTGTTTACGATGGAGGCGGTGGTTCCGACTCGTCAAGCTCGGACTTTAGCAGGGTATCCGATCGCAGAAACCACACTCCTTTATATTGCTTATGGTGAGGTGCGGGCTGGTGTCGATTTGGCAGAACTCAAACCAGAAAATGTGCAAACTGTCAATGATACGCTGCAACTTCAACTACCACCCCCCAAAATTTTAGATAGCAAAATTGACGTGAATCGGTCACAGGTGTATGACTACGATCGCGGATTCTTGGGATTAGGTCCCGATACAGCACCCCAGTTACAGATGTTGGCGCAACAAGAGACGTTGAAGAAAATTGTCTTCAATGCTTGTGAGCAAGGGGTATTAGACAAAGCTAACGAACGCGCCGAACTGGTTGTGAGTCAGTTGTTGACGACAGCCGGATATAAACAGGTGGAGGTAAATACTCAATCCCCTGTACCAGGTACTTGTCAGTCGGCGGCGTTAGCCTCTCAGCCTGGTAATTGA